The following proteins are encoded in a genomic region of Glycine max cultivar Williams 82 chromosome 18, Glycine_max_v4.0, whole genome shotgun sequence:
- the LOC100778451 gene encoding (+)-neomenthol dehydrogenase — MTQAKLRYAVVTGANKGIGLETVNQLASNGVKVVLTARDEDRGHEAIERLKECGLSDFVIFHQLDVTDSASIVSLVEFVKTQFGRLDILVNNAGISGVNPYETEGSTINWKELAQTCEMAEKCLTTNYYGAKETTEAFLPLLQLSNSPRIVNVSSQAGLLKGIANELAKGVFDDAENLTEDRIDEVLKEFIKDFKEGSLKKKGWPTFLSAYMVSKAAMNSYTRILAKKHQNFCINCVCPGFVKTDINRNTGFLSVDQGAASVVRLALLPNASPSGLFYSRQELSNF; from the exons ATGACACAGGCAAAACTAAG GTATGCTGTTGTTACTGGGGCAAACAAAGGGATAGGATTGGAGACTGTTAACCAATTGGCCTCAAATGGAGTCAAGGTGGTGCTCACAGCAAGAGATGAGGACAGAGGCCATGAAGCCATTGAGAGATTGAAAGAGTGTGGTCTCTCTGACTTTGTGATTTTTCACCAACTTGATGTGACTGACTCTGCTAGTATTGTTTCACTAGTAGAGTTTGTGAAGACACAGTTTGGGAGACTTGATATCTTG GTGAACAACGCAGGAATCAGTGGTGTCAATCCATATGAAACG GAAGGATCAACAATTAACTGGAAGGAACTGGCTCAAACTTGTGAGATGGCAGAAAAGTGCCTAACAACAAACTACTATGGTGCAAAGGAAACAACTGAGGCATTTCTTCCCCTTCTTCAATTATCCAACTCACCTAGGATTGTTAATGTTTCCTCCCAAGCAGGATTGTTAAAG GGTATAGCAAATGAATTGGCCAAAGGGGTGTTTGATGATGCTGAAAATCTTACAGAAGATAGAATAGATGAGGTACTCAAAGAATTCATCAAAGACTTCAAAGAAGGTTCACTCAAAAAGAAAGGTTGGCCAACCTTCTTGTCTGCCTATATGGTCTCAAAAGCAGCCATGAATTCATACACAAGGATTCTAGCCAAGAAGCACCAAAACTTTTGCATTAATTGTGTGTGTCCTGGTTTTGTCAAAACAGACATAAACAGAAACACTGGCTTCTTATCCGTTGACCAAGGTGCTGCTAGTGTTGTGAGGTTAGCACTGTTGCCTAATGCTTCCCCTTCTGGCCTATTCTATAGTAGGCAAGAACTGTCAAActtttga
- the LOC102661989 gene encoding pentatricopeptide repeat-containing protein At1g03100, mitochondrial → MLAIRKLKTGPDIPFVLYVMVANCNYGTARVSSNKSVQSIVKSVGSYLANSSSQAFPLGSENKFTLQGLYFSSVAERILVQAQDPAKVSLEIQNAIDDNQLDYSWKLFEQHMHMEGFPRKFVISKLVTSYVDSLDVQYLEKAYELVERAIEEGKQDLLEKEVLIYLSFGLAKARLPVLSSTVLRKMIAMEHFPPVTAWSAVLAHMSQTAEGSYLAAELILEIGYLFQNNRVDPRKKSNAPLIAMKPNAAAFSIALAGCLLFETSRKAEELLDMMPRIGIKADANLLIIMARVYERNGRREELKKLQRHMEEAPNLNDLQFRQFYNCLLTCHLKFRDLDSASNMILEMLSKAKEARNSLAAAKFMTNAADIDRSHSPGLASVHSLNNSEDLDSLQNNRSITNAVLSYEEFSIDRNFLRLELESKAILGSLLAKLQMQVDLITTKHGILQPTETIYVKLVKAFLEAGKTKDLAVFLLKAEREDSPFSNDNSALVHVINACISLGWLDQAHDLLDEMRLAGVRTGSSVYSSLLKAYCRANRAADVTSLLRDAKIAGIQLDSSSYEAMIQSRVLQQDTQGALQLFKERKEARIPKVTQQNSGMMAKSGAETDEAGLVTKLLQEIKEGQSVDCGVHDWNNVIHFFCKKRLMQDAEKALKKMRSLGNSPNAQTFHSMVTGYAAVGGNYQEVTELWGEMKALASSISMKFDQELLDSVLYTFVRGGFFVRANEVVAMMEKGKMFVDKYKYRMLFLKYHKSLYKGKAPKFQTESQLNKREAALAFKRWIGLN, encoded by the coding sequence ATGCTTGCAATAAGAAAGCTCAAAACAGGACCTGATATCCCTTTTGTTTTATATGTCATGGTTGCTAATTGCAATTATGGCACAGCCCGAGTTTCTAGTAACAAAAGTGTCCAGTCTATTGTTAAGTCTGTTGGCTCTTATTTAGCCAACTCAAGTTCTCAAGCATTTCCACTTGGATCAGAGAATAAATTTACTCTTCAAGGACTATATTTCTCTAGTGTGGCTGAAAGAATCCTGGTCCAGGCTCAAGACCCAGCCAAAGTTAGTTTGGAGATACAAAATGCTATTGATgataatcaattagattattCATGGAAATTATTTGAGCAGCATATGCACATGGAGGGATTTCCCCGAAAATTTGTCATCAGCAAGCTTGTAACAAGTTATGTGGACAGCCTTGATGTTCAATATCTAGAAAAAGCTTATGAATTGGTTGAACGTGCCATTGAGGAAGGTAAACAAGACTTGTTAGAAAAGGAGGTGCTTATCTACCTTAGCTTTGGCCTTGCAAAAGCCAGGCTACCAGTTCTGTCATCAACTGTTTTAAGAAAGATGATAGCTATGGAGCATTTCCCCCCAGTCACTGCTTGGTCTGCAGTTTTGGCACACATGTCACAAACAGCAGAGGGAAGTTACCTTGCTGCTGAGTTGATTCTTGAAATAGGATATTTGTTCCAGAATAATAGAGTAGATCCGCGTAAGAAGAGCAATGCACCTTTGATAGCCATGAAGCCAAACGCTGCTGCTTTTAGCATTGCTTTGGCAGGGTGTCTCTTATTTGAGACATCTAGGAAGGCAGAGGAGCTTCTTGATATGATGCCTCGAATTGGCATCAAAGCTGATGCAAATTTACTGATAATAATGGCACGTGTATATGAGAGAAATGGTCGAAGAGAAGAGCTCAAGAAGCTGCAAAGGCACATGGAGGAAGCTCCAAACCTAAATGATTTACAGTTCCGACAGTTCTATAATTGTTTGCTGACATGCCATTTGAAATTTAGGGATCTAGACTCTGCATCAAACATGATTTTGGAAATGCTTAGCAAAGCAAAGGAAGCAAGAAATTCTCTTGCAGCTGCCAAATTTATGACAAATGCTGCTGACATTGATCGTAGCCACTCTCCTGGACTGGCTTCTGTGCATAGTTTGAACAACAGTGAAGATTTGGATAGTTTACAGAATAACAGGTCAATTACAAATGCTGTATTATCTTATGAGGAGTTTTCTATAGATAGAAACTTCTTAAGGCTTGAATTAGAGTCAAAAGCTATACTTGGTTCTTTATTAGCTAAGTTGCAGATGCAGGTGGACTTGATTACAACCAAACATGGTATACTGCAGCCAACTGAAACAATTTATGTGAAATTAGTTAAAGCTTTTCTAGAAGCTGGCAAGACCAAGGATTTAGCAGTGTTTCTTCTCAAGGCAGAAAGAGAAGATTCTCCCTTTTCCAATGACAACTCAGCCTTGGTTCATGTTATTAATGCATGCATTTCACTTGGATGGCTGGATCAAGCACACGATCTTCTCGATGAGATGCGTCTAGCCGGAGTTAGAACCGGTTCATCTGTATACTCTTCTCTTTTGAAAGCATATTGCCGGGCAAATAGGGCTGCAGATGTCACATCACTTCTGAGAGATGCTAAGATAGCTGGTATCCAGCTTGACTCAAGCTCTTATGAGGCAATGATCCAATCCAGGGTGCTCCAACAAGACACACAGGGAGCACTCCAACTATTTAAAGAGAGGAAAGAGGCTAGAATTCCAAAAGTCACTCAACAAAACTCTGGCATGATGGCTAAAAGTGGTGCAGAGACTGATGAAGCTGGGCTGGTGACCAAGTTGTTGCAGGAAATCAAGGAAGGGCAGAGTGTGGATTGTGGAGTTCATGACTGGAATAATGTAATCCACTTTTTTTGCAAGAAGAGACTGATGCAAGATGCAGAAAAAGCTCTAAAGAAGATGAGAAGCTTAGGAAACTCGCCAAATGCGCAAACTTTCCACTCTATGGTCACTGGGTATGCTGCCGTTGGAGGGAATTATCAAGAGGTGACAGAACTGTGGGGTGAGATGAAAGCTCTTGCTTCTTCTATCTCCATGAAGTTTGATCAGGAACTTCTTGATTCCGTGCTGTACACGTTTGTGAGGGGCGGATTCTTTGTTCGGGCCAATGAAGTTGTGGCAATgatggaaaaaggaaaaatgtttGTTGACAAGTACAAGTACCGAATGCTATTCTTGAAATACCATAAATCACTTTACAAAGGGAAGGCTCCGAAATTTCAGACAGAATCCCAACTAAACAAAAGGGAAGCAGCCCTGGCTTTTAAAAGGTGGATAGGCTTGAATTGA
- the LOC100797765 gene encoding sm-like protein LSM6A yields the protein MSGTEKAGSGTTKTPADFLKSIRGRPVVVKLNSGVDYRGILACLDGYMNIAMEQTEEYVNGQLKNKYGDAFIRGNNVLYISTSKRTLAEGA from the exons ATGAGCGGAACAGAGAAAGCAGGATCAGGAACCACCAAAACCCCCGCCGATTTCCTCAAATCCATTCGTGGGAGGCCGGTTGTCGTCAAGCTCAATTCTGGTGTTGATTACAGAG GTATACTTGCTTGTCTAGATGGCTATATGAATATTGCAATGGAGCAGACAGAGGAGTACGTCAATGGACAACTGAAGAACAAGTATGGTGACGCTTTCATCCGAGGGAATAATG TTCTATACATCAGTACCTCAAAGAGGACTCTAGCAGAGGGGGCTTAG
- the LOC106797124 gene encoding (+)-neomenthol dehydrogenase: MASATIRNAVVTGANKGIGFGICKQLVSNGITVVLTARDEKRGLEAVEKLKEFGVSDQVVFHQLDVTDPKSIESLANFIKTQFGKLDILVNNAGIHGAYVDRDALAAAGEKVANVDWRKISTENFEAAEAGIRTNYYGVKLMCEALIPLLELSGTPRIVNVSSSMGKLEKIPNAWARGALSDAESLTEEKVDEVLNQFLKDFKEGSLETKGWPHAFSAYIVSKAALTAYTRILAKKYPSFCINAVCPGFVKTDLNYNTGYLSVDEGAESVVRLALLPNGGPSGLFFSRSEVAPF; this comes from the exons ATGGCATCAGCAACAATAAG GAATGCAGTTGTCACGGGAGCAAACAAAGGGATAGGATTTGGAATATGCAAGCAATTGGTTTCTAATGGCATCACAGTGGTGCTAACAGCAAGGGATGAGAAAAGGGGTCTTGAAGCTGTTGAAAAGCTGAAAGAGTTTGGTGTGTCTGATCAAGTGGTGTTTCATCAGCTTGATGTGACTGACCCTAAAAGCATTGAATCCCTTGCAAATTTCATCAAAACCCAGTTTGGAAAACTTGATATCTTG GTGAATAATGCAGGAATTCATGGAGCATATGTTGACCGTGATGCTTTAGCTGCTGCTGGG GAAAAAGTTGCCAATGTTGATTGGAGAAAAATCTCAACTGAAAATTTTGAAGCTGCCGAAGCAGGCATTAGAACAAATTACTATGGAGTCAAATTAATGTGTGAAGCACTTATTCCCCTTCTAGAATTGTCAGGCACACCAAGGATTGTCAATGTTTCCTCCTCCATGGGGAAGTTGGAG AAAATACCAAATGCATGGGCTAGAGGAGCCCTAAGTGATGCTGAGAGCCTAACAGAAGAAAAGGTGGATGAGGTTTTGAATCAGTTTCTAAAAGATTTTAAAGAGGGTTCATTAGAAACCAAAGGGTGGCCACATGCTTTTTCTGCATATATAGTCTCAAAAGCTGCTTTGACTGCCTACACAAGGATTCTTGCTAAGAAGTACCCATCTTTCTGCATCAATGCTGTTTGCCCTGGCTTTGTGAAAACAGATCTCAACTACAATACTGGCTATCTTAGTGTTGATGAAGGTGCTGAAAGTGTTGTAAGGTTGGCTCTGCTACCTAATGGAGGTCCTTCTGGTCTATTCTTTTCTCGAAGTGAAGTGGCACCATTCTGA